One window of Magallana gigas chromosome 2, xbMagGiga1.1, whole genome shotgun sequence genomic DNA carries:
- the LOC105325675 gene encoding coiled-coil domain-containing protein 103: MSTEDKKSHDDDTMDFNKLEKELAMAVEQDQRYHRENDAKFRAVHQKVGSYEEFRDIVLASHIKPLQKGDTLENMTFEVKWNSLAGKNKANQSKDSTTEFKKGTILPKDSQEFTRDWRRYHKSAPDQYNYLLQIGGTHLGQIFKTDINLLGDFLLALDSEYQSQDSEKVLEILESLCSAQRFTLSVQFLSGKEKKSCDSLIQKLESSCDDSAWKERIAKSKTSYQLNK, from the exons ATGTCGACAGAAGACAAAAAGAGCCACGACGATGATACTATGGATTTCAATAAACTTGAAAAGGAGTTAGCCATGGCTGTGGAACAAGATCAGCGATATCATAGAGAAAACGATGCGAAATTTAGAGCGGTTCATCAAAAAGTAGGATCATATGAAGAATTCAG GGATATTGTCCTGGCTTCTCACATTAAGCCTTTACAAAAAGGTGACACTTTGGAAAATATGACGTTTGAAGTCAAGTGGAATTCACTTGCAGGCAAAAATAAAGCCAACCAATCAAAAGACAGCacaactgaatttaaaaaa GGCACCATCTTGCCAAAAGACAGCCAGGAGTTTACCCGAGACTGGCGACGCTATCACAAATCAGCTCCGGATCAGTACAACTATCTCCTCCAAATCGGTGGGACGCATCTTGGACAGATATTCAAAACTGACATTAATCTCCTTGGTGATTTTCTGTTAGCACTAGACTCTGAATACCAAAGTCAAGACAGTGAGAAAGTGTTGGAGATTTTAGAAAGCTTGTGTTCGGCTCAGAGATTCACTCTGTCTGTTCAGTTTTTAAGTGGGAAAGAGAAGAAGTCGTGTGATTCTTTGATACAGAAACTCGAATCCTCTTGTGATGATTCTGCTTGGAAAGAGAGGATAGCAAAATCGAAAACTTCATATCAGTTAAATAAATGA
- the LOC105325657 gene encoding ubiquitin-like modifier-activating enzyme 5 — translation MASIEDLQKKIKELEQELKEERSKGGAIRTKISQMSSEVVDSNPYSRLMALKRMGIVDNYEKIRDYTVAVVGVGGVGSVTAEMLTRCGIGKLLLFDYDKVELANMNRLFFQPHQSGMSKVEAAERTLKDINPDVEFEVYNYNITTVDNFDHFMDRIKKGGLTKDTPVDLVLSCVDNFEARMAINTACNEIGQTWIESGVSENAVSGHIQFIIPGETSCFACAPPLVVATNTDEKTLKREGVCAASLPTTMAIVAGFLVQNTLKYLLKFGDVTYYLGYNALQDFFPTMAMKPNPQCDDNHCQRQQKLFQEREALKPKEVVKEKVEEAIVHEDEWGIELVSETTEEELQQAQGDVPTLTQGVTVAYTKPAATKDDNSAVVEDSGESLEELMKKMQSI, via the exons ATGGCATCTATCGAAGATTTACAGAAAAAGATTAAAGAACTCGAGCAGGAGTTGAAAGAAGAGAGGAGTAAAGGAGGGGCAATTCGAACAAAAATTTCCCAGATGAGTTCTGAAGTGGTTGATTCTAATCCCTACAG tcGCTTGATGGCATTGAAACGTATGGGGATTGTGGATAATTATGAG AAAATCCGTGACTACACTGTAGCAGTGGTTGGAGTAGGTGGGGTCGGAAGTGTGACAGCAGAGATGTTGACGAGATGTGGAATAGGAAAG CTGTTGCTGTTTGATTATGATAAAGTGGAGTTGGCAAATATGAACAGACTCTTTTTTCAACCACATCAATCGGGCATGAGCAAGGTAGAGGCTGCTGAGAGAACACTAAA agATATAAATCCTGATGTAGAATTTGAAGTTTACAACTACAACATTACCACCGTTGACAACTTTGATCATTTCATGGACAGAATCAA GAAAGGTGGATTAACAAAAGACACTCCAGTTGATTTGGTCCTGAGTTGTGTAGATAATTTTGAAGCAAGGATGGCAATAAATACT GCTTGTAATGAGATTGGACAGACTTGGATAGAATCAGGGGTCAGTGAAAATGCAGTCTCTGGACACATACAGTTTATCATTCCAGGAGAAACTTCTTGTTTTGCA tGTGCACCACCACTAGTTGTAGCTACAAACACAGACGAGAAAACCCTGAAGAGAGAAGGAGTGTGTGCGGCTAGTCTGCCTACAACCATGGCCATTGTAGCTGGCTTCCTTGTTCAGAATACCCTGAA GTATCTTCTGAAGTTTGGGGACGTGACATACTACCTGGGTTACAACGCTCTGCAGGACTTCTTCCCTACGATGGCCATGAAACCCAATCCCCAGTGTGatgacaaccattgtcaacgaCAACAGAAACTATTCCAG GAAAGGGAAGCATTGAAGCCAAAAGAAGTAGTGAAAGAAAAAGTTGAAGAGGCTATAGTTCATGAAGATGAATGGG GTATAGAACTTGTGTCAGAGACCACAGAGGAGGAGCTTCAGCAAGCCCAGGGGGACGTGCCCACCCTAACCCAGGGGGTTACTGTAGCTTATACAAAACCTGCTGCCACCaag GATGATAATTCAGCTGTAGTTGAGGACTCTGGTGAGAGCTTGGAAGAACTCATGAAAAAGATGCAGAGTATATGA
- the LOC105325683 gene encoding uncharacterized protein: MDYNEKRKIKQLMKEKVAGKEGTMEWMYKQSKPENEDYLLGKRVDKHIEEAVETVKDDDIALFNERIKANIQLDMQNKAREDPLFAIRKREEDAKKKLLENPVRMKQLQKNLEKQKKKAKKKQKSISDDSDDDLMKKYLNILNKKQGGSERTDKQKGKHREDHELQKHSRHQNDSEHHRDSRSQKKYKKKESDDLDDDDRQRSSSSHQNRDSYDRHHSSKGDRYRDSADHGRTSSRDFSGRSGHKYDGYDRRRDQDRRRGNDPRDDSDPDQNHHRRPSGRQSNRERLDSSDSETESRNKRVGRDSYRSERRSKSNGGTSERGKQSVRQRRQDSSDSESAARDKSQGKQSRKGRRRSSSSDSEAVKKLKHSRDSNRTSKSKRQDSSDSESESGGANKKNSERKRVSHQQRHDSSESEDSPPAKRNKPLNKRTESSSSSSSGSESETERKPIKQYGLIKLKTNDPPKGNTKSPDQGKRDEIKKSRSPDRKTEKYSRSEKRSRSPRQRTRSPRSKSGLKTQRGRSRSPVKRKLTDEEKKKRLEEMMQNAQWREDQRKSNVKRYTEEDRKEEEALRSKQEAEFLNPLMSNHAEKSSVEDRLKRNKYKLQRGSGDMDRGFLKK; encoded by the exons atgGACTATAACGAAAAAAGGAAGATAAAACAGCTTATGAAAGAGAAAGT GGCAGGAAAGGAAGGAACCATGGAGTGGATGTACAAACAAAGTAAACCTGAGAATGAAGACTACCTGCTTGGAAAACGTGTGGACAAACACATTGAAGAGGCAGTGGAAACAGTTAAAGATG ATGACATTGCTTTATTTAATGAGAGAATTAAAGCCAATATTCAACTTGATATGCAAAACAAGGCACGAGAGGATCCATTGTTTGCTATCAG AAAGCGGGAAGAGGATGCCAAGAAAAAACTTCTCGAAAATCCTGTGAGAATGAAACAGTTGCAAAAAAAT TTGGAAAAGCAGAAAaagaaagcaaaaaagaagCAAAAAAGCATTTCTGATGATTCTGATGATGATCTAATGAAAAAGTACCTAAACATTCTCAATAAGAAGCAAGGAGGGTCTGAGAGAACAGATAAACAAAAAGGAAAACACAGAGAAGATCATGAGCTACAGAAGCATTCTAGACATCAAAACGATTCTGAACATCACAGGGACTCTAGGtctcagaaaaaatacaaaaagaaagaaagtgATGACTTGGATGATGACGACAGACAAAGATCAAGCAGCTCACATCAAAATAGGGACTCTTATGACAGACATCACTCCTCAAAAGGGGATAGATACAGAGATTCAGCTGACCATGGCAGAACAAGTAGTAGAGATTTCTCAGGAAGGTCAGGACATAAATATGATGGGTATGATAGGAGAAGGGATCAAGACCGAAGACGAGGGAATGATCCTAGAGATGACAGTGATCCAGATCAGAATCATCATAGAAGACCGTCAGGCAGACAAAGCAATAGAGAACGACTAGATTCATCAGACAGTGAAACAGAGAGTAGAAACAAGAGAGTGGGAAGAGACAGCTACCGGTCAGAGAGGAGATCAAAATCTAATGGGGGAACTAGTGAAAGAGGTAAACAAAGTGTTAGACAGAGGAGACAGGACTCCTCGGACTCGGAGTCTGCAGCCAGAGACAAATCTCAGGGGAAACAATCCAGGAAAGGAAGGAGACGAAGTAGTTCTTCAGACAGTGAAGCAGTTAAAAAACTTAAGCATAGTAGAGATTCCAATAGAACAAGTAAATCAAAAAGACAAGACTCCTCTGACAGTGAATCAGAGTCTGGTGGGGCCAACAAAAAGAATAGTGAGAGGAAACGTGTATCACACCAACAAAGGCATGATTCTTCAGAATCTGAAGACAGTCCACCAGCAAAGAGGAACAAGCCACTGAACAAGAGGACAGAGAGTTCCAGTAGCTCAAGTTCAGGCAGCGAGAGTGAAACTGAAAGGAAACCCATCAAACAGTATGGACTCATT AAGTTAAAAACCAATGACCCACCTAAAGGAAACACCAAATCTCCTGATCAAGGAAAGAGGgatgaaataaagaaatctaGATCACCAGACAGAAAAACTGAAAAGTATTCCAGATCAGAAAAAAGGTCACGGTCACCAAGGCAACGAACAAGATCTCCAAGATCAAAGTCAGGGCTCAAGACTCAGAGGGGCAGAAGTAGATCCCCAGTGAAAAG GAAGCTGACAGATGAGGAGAAGAAAAAACGATTGGAGGAGATGATGCAGAATGCTCAGTGGAGGGAGGACCAGCGTAAATCTAATGTAAAGAGGTATACGGAGGAGGACAGAAAGGAGGAAGAGGCCCTGAGGAGTAAACAGGAGGCAGAGTTCCTCAA TCCTTTGATGTCAAATCATGCAGAGAAGAGCTCTGTTGAAGACAGGCTTAAAAGGAACAAGTACAAGCTACAGAGAGGGTCCGGTGACATGGACAGGGGATTTCTGAAAAAGTGA
- the LOC105325667 gene encoding uncharacterized protein yields the protein MEKTMKRASVFSLSRPKSTKTKKEIMYELNKKVPLHKCTFDRQKRSWLGPVKPQQALPSRWAKAKGAVFFLGMKPASRRSIDVDSLVKATKLLRSSMNTTAGETICEDDESVEAAILHKPVISKPFKTSSETIWSCPRSLKPVNERCKDFAFEKTKANPSDKQHSAATNLQAVYLKKLLEEKEKEIKSLQNQLHKANNENVKLIQELEGYRGKNYDEMYKENMTNKDYLNRVCRENILLRGQIRKQGNRVLQRLGEKDVEEKQNLEKTERLRLTKSAKPRLC from the exons ATGGAGAAAACGATGAAACGAGCGTCTGTCTTCTCCCTCAGCAGACCCAAGTCTACCAAGACTAAAAAAGAGATCATGTATGAACTGAACAAAAAAGTT CCTCTACACAAATGTACGTTTGATCGCCAAAAGAGGAGTTGGCTAGGACCAGTCAAACCTCAACAAGCCTTACCCTCACGTTGGGCAAAGGCAAAGGGCGCGGTGTTC TTTCTGGGAATGAAACCAGCTTCCAGGAGGAGCATAGACGTTGATAGTTTGGTGAAGGCAACAAAGTTATTG AGATCATCAATGAATACTACAGCTGGAGAAACTATTTGTGAGGACGACGAGAGTGTTGAG GCTGCCATTCTCCATAAACCGGTGATATCCAAACCATTCAAGACTAGTAGTGAAACAATCTGGTCGTGTCCAAGATCGCTGAAGCCCGTCAACGAACG ATGCAAGGATTTTGCGTTTGAGAAAACAAAAGCCAATCCTAGTGATAAGCAGCACTCGGCTGCTACCAATCTACAGGCTGTGTATCTAAAGAAGCTTCTGGAGGAAAAGGAGAAAGAAATCAAGTCACTACAGAACCAGCTTCATAAGGCAAACAACGAGAACGTAAAGCTCATCCAGGAGTTAGAGGG GTACAGAGGGAAAAACTACGATGAAATGTATAAAGAGAACATGACAAACAAAGATTATCTGAACCGCGTATGTCGGGAAAACATCCTGTTGCGCGGGCAAATACGGAAGCAAGGAAATCGTGTGCTACAAAGACTAGGGGAAAAGGATGTAGAGGAAAAGCAGAATTTAGAGAAAACTGAACGACTGAGACTGACTAAGTCCGCCAAACCGAGACTGTGTTGA